A single genomic interval of Syngnathoides biaculeatus isolate LvHL_M chromosome 1, ASM1980259v1, whole genome shotgun sequence harbors:
- the tmem64 gene encoding transmembrane protein 64, protein MSLSVTPKAAQVLAKLAKHAAGRAHIHLSRWLHRSGGGGDDCDKMDLLGCAGDPGGDPEAAGDAGVESRHPCFVTPFCLKSALLAFLLAGLCFSSVALVRQHLKDLLLWAEGLDSLAGALLFVVGFIGVSFPCGWGYIVLNVAAGYLYGFVPGVGLVMVGVLVGTLVAHLACKRLLTDWVLRKVGGSERLSAVIRVVEGGSGLKVVALARLTPIPFGLQNAVFSITGVPLPNYLVASSLGLLPTQLLNSYLGSTLRTMEDVIAEQSVSGYFVFGLQIVISIGLMFYVVHRAQLELNAAIAACQMELRSSRINGPSSPSASAADRDGFTYCGKRTSAAAVNVV, encoded by the exons ATGTCGCTGTCGGTGACCCCCAAGGCGGCGCAGGTGCTCGCCAAACTTGCCAAGCACGCGGCCGGCAGGGCGCACATCCATCTGAGCCGCTGGCTGCAcaggagcggcggcggcggagacgACTGCGACAAGATGGACCTGCTGGGGTGCGCGGGGGACCCGGGCGGTGACCCCGAGGCGGCGGGCGATGCGGGCGTCGAGTCCCGCCACCCGTGCTTTGTCACCCCCTTCTGCCTGAAAAGCGCCCTCCTGGCGTTCCTGCTCGCCGGCCTGTGCTTCTCCTCGGTGGCGCTGGTCCGCCAGCACCTCAAGGACCTCCTGCTGTGGGCCGAGGGCCTGGACAGCCTGGCGGGGGCGCTCCTCTTCGTGGTGGGCTTCATCGGGGTGTCCTTCCCGTGCGGCTGGGGCTACATCGTGCTCAACGTGGCGGCCGGCTACCTGTACGGCTTCGTGCCGGGCGTGGGGCTGGTCATGGTGGGCGTCCTCGTGGGCACCTTGGTGGCCCACCTGGCGTGCAAGCGGCTGCTGACGGACTGGGTGCTGCGCAAGGTGGGCGGCAGCGAGCGGCTGAGCGCCGTCATCCGCGTGGTGGAGGGGGGCAGCGGACTCAAAGTTGTGGCCTTAGCGAGACTCACCCCGATCCCCTTTGGACTCCAGAATGCAGTATTCTCC ATCACGGGCGTGCCCTTGCCAAACTACCTGGTGGCGTCCTCGCTGGGCCTGCTGCCCACCCAGCTGCTCAACTCCTACCTGGGCAGCACCCTGCGCACCATGGAGGACGTCATCGCCGAGCAGAGCGTCAGCGGCTACTTCGTCTTCGGTCTGCAG ATCGTGATCAGCATCGGCCTGATGTTCTACGTGGTGCACCGCGCTCAGCTGGAGCTCAACGCCGCCATCGCCGCCTGCCAGATGGAGCTGCGATCGTCGCGCATCAACGGCCCGTCGTCGCCGTCGGCGTCCGCCGCCGACCGCGACggcttcacgtactgcggcaAGCGCACGTCGGCGGCCGCGGTCAACGTGGTGTGA